The stretch of DNA TGCTGAGGTCTGACTGACAGATTTCTGTTTAGAACAGCCCCACCTGGGCCGAGCACACCTCACTGGGACCTAGTCCTTCCAGCTCAGCAGTCCCACTCAGTTTAGCTCTGAGGATGTCAGGGGTTTACACAAATATAAAAGAGAACTTTCCTTTCAAACATGGATGCATGTGCATAAGTTCGTTACCTTTTAGGCTTGCCCTCAAGAGCCATTTCTGGATCTCTGTAAGCGAATCTGTCTGTAAAACTTTGCTCAGTTTTTCCAGCACCTGGAAGATGTATGGGATAGCTACCATGAGAGAGAAGAAGCTGAATGACAACAtagtttttatgtattttagtTTATCTCTATTTGAGTGTGCAGAGTTTTACAGCTGCCTAGCAGAGTAATTGCTAAATACAAAATTAAGCAAACGGAATCCACACTTTGAGAAAATAAGTTCATCAAATAACATCTCACGCTGTCctcaagagaaataaaaatgtataacaTCACAGGGGGCCACGTATCGCAGCACTCATGTCTTACCTTTATTTCCCGATCCAGGTAGCTTGGGATGAAATTCACGTTCTCCTGAACTGAAGGACTGTGAGTCAAGTTGGCAAACGGAGAGGAAGGCTGGGTGAGAGACTTGTGGgctccctgcacagctgcaggtTGTGCAGAGGTTTGGCATCgctttttcaaaagcttttccaaaatagaaaacaacaCATAAAGAAAGGGCATGACTCCATTTAAGCAGGAATTAAAGGCAATCTGAAATATGGCTAACACTGGTCCCCAACAAGGGTATACAGTAAACACATGTAAAGCTGTTATTTGACTGAATATGGCCAGAAATAGGAAATACGTAGGTTGATGGTTACAGCTTTTAACGCTGTCACCAGGAATAATAACAGATATGCATAGCATAATATGTAACGTtggatttttccctttattgctgaagaaaatgtgtaGAACTGTACATcatgctttgctttgaaatgtctttcGGAATAGctatggttgtttttttttttttttggaaagatcTGGATTTTGGTATGAGAATGAAAGTGATGCTGGTTAACAGTTAATGGAAATTAGATCAGTAAGGAATTAAATCTGGACTTCTAcgttctgtttgcttttccatcaTGAATTTGTAGTGTCCTCCTGAGCaactcttcatttctgtgtgtgcaAGTTTAAGCAGTCTATTAAAAGCCTGGGAATCAATATGTTTGACAGAAGATTTTGTTTGTAAGCTCAGAGGGGAAATgcagagacaaagcaaaatGCACCCAACAGAGTTCTTAACAACAGTTGTTTACTGTGTGGTGCTGTATGGCAGTATCTGGCCATTGTATTACTATTTTGCAGCCAAAACACAGTAAATAGTTTGAAGAACTGTGATCTAAATGTATAGGTGAACAGTAAAAGTAATGCACGTTTTTTACTATCTTCAGATTGGGGACAAAAGAGcaatattaatacaaaaaaataaaagaaaatataaaaatacataaaatagaaaataaaattaaaaaaaaaaaaaggaagaaaaattattccttATTTTTAGCATCTTTACTGCAAAACATCTCAGTAGTGCCCTCTGGTGTTCAGTACCTATACAGCAccatttgcatttcatttttaagcaatCCTCCTCGTGATGTGTTGTTTATAATAGAATAGTAACTTAGCACTCAGTTATTGTACAGTCGCTATAGAGGAGATGAGAAAGTGCCTGCAACTTGAGACTAAAGAGCCACTACAAGGAGAATCTTTTACTGGAATTTATGAACACAGCTGCAAAGCGGGATCTAAACCCCAGCatgctgcttctgcaaaaaCAGCATCAGCAAAAGTAAAGCTGTTGGCAGTAAATAATCTAAAGATCCTTTGTGTTGAGAGGGCAGGCTTTTTCCTGTACTTGCTTGTTTTATAACAtgaccattttttccccagcagtcCAAGACAAAGTGGGTTTTATTGCCATCTTCATTGCATTTGACCACTTTTCTTAGTAGCAAAGTATAGTTACAGGGCAGAAAGTGATGGAGGTATAGCTTAGTCATCACCCTACTTAATACCATACCCCTTCCAAGCTCTCCTCATATCCCTTCTCTGGATCTGTGTTGTCTTCCTTAGTGATCTGAGACAGTCAGTTTGGGTTACAATGGTCAGAAGTGAGAAAGAGAGCGCGTAAATGAAAAACTACGGTGTTTTTTCCCTTACCTTTTCAGGTGAAGTAGGGTTGCTTTGAGTCCTTTTAGGAACATCtgcaagtccttctctgttttctggaaatcaACAAGCAGAGTGTTTTATCAAGTTGAAAAATAACACGCATAAGGTACACGTTATGTTGTatccggggcggggggcggggtgggggggggggacatttTTAGTTACAAAAATGTGCTAGCCATATTTTAGAagtctgtatttcctttttttgtttgcttttactaCCTCACACGGTATATTAATGCAATTATTAGCCTAACAAGAGAAAATCCTGGAAACTGTATGTCACAGGTGCATGCTTATGGTGCTGTGTAACAACCACTGCAGAACGTTGCTCACAGATGTAATTGCTGATAATTGTGAAATTGTTAGATGTCTAATGAGCATGGGATCTTTAAAACCTATAAAGAGACAAATGGAGTCAGCAAGGAGAAATCTTTTAAGATGTGGTGGTTaacagagagaagggaagaaatacTTGCCTTTTTAATGGACATTTTTTAGGCTAATGGACTAATTGCCCTACGTTCCCTTTACCTGGACCCGAGCTGTTATGACACAGTGCCCTGGCTGAGACCTGGTTCCACCTTTAGCATTTCATGTTCCCCTTCTGCTGCCGTGTAATGCAGCAGCATGGTGCCCCTACTCACGTGTCACAAACTGTGAAGAGCCTGGCGCCCTTTGCATGAGAGCCTCGAGCCTTGGAAGGTAGCTGCTGGCAAGCGAGCTCCCCGCAGCGTTCCCACTTAGCACACGCTCTTGATTGGCTTCTTGCTTGGGGATGGCTGTTACGTCAGCATGTGCTTGTTCTtgtaaaaagctgtttcttacAATACAGACTGGAACATTATTTAAGCCtgtccaaaaaataataataataaaaataaatataataatataggGCTTGGAGAATGACTCAAAGGGAATTTCAGAAATCTGGAAAGCCTGGCAGGAAAAATTGCTACTCAGCTGCAAGAAAATTTGCAAATACAGTATGACTTCGTTACTGCGTTAGGTCCATGATTGGCCCCTCACAATCTGCTGCTAGACCAGAAGCATGATAGGAACAGAGCTGGtagcacatggaaaaaaaaaaaaaaaaaaaaaaaaaggatactttCTGCCATCTGAGAATGAGCCTGTAGCCAGCATTACAGAGACAGAAACAGCCGAGTTTGCTGTGTACTTTTTCATGTGTCAAGCGAGATTGCccttatatttttctcatttaaaacaaattttgagaACAACCATTAGTTTTATCATTGGTCCAACTGAATTTAGCATGGAGAAAAAGCAGTTCTATTAAGTAGCTGATGATTTTCAGAACCTCAGTTCTATTGAGTATTTGACATAAGACcaagctgaagcagaaaataattacagctAAACATTACTCTGCTGAAACTACAAAGTTATCCACCAAATCAAAGTTCATTTGGCTGAGCAGTATAAGAGTATGGTCTTTGCTGACTGTTGTCAGCTTGTCTTTTTTACCAGGTTCTaggatgagagagagagagagagaaatacattctatatttctgtatattttatattcttatttATCTAGATTtctatatatacatgtacagaGAGAGACACAAAATTTTAGACATTATAAGCTGGGTGGTCAATGTGAAAGAAGTCTTGTTTTGTTCCTTCAAAGGTATCCATTCTGAATTGAAGGCTGAAAGTAATTCAGCCTTTTCAGAGCTAGTTTGGTTTAGATCACCCTTCATACCTTATTACAAAAGTTATATCACAGACTCATCGACTAGCAATACAAATCCTGTAGCAATATCTGCTCATCCTAATAGTTCTCGAGGAACTCAGTAGAGATTGTTTCCCCATCATGAGCTTTATTTACCTTCTACAATGTAAATCTGGCCATGCATCAACAATCTTATTTCAGCCACTGACAGAAAGATGCCTTTGTACAAACTTACAGGTGCAGCTTTAGAAACAGAAGCTCATCCCTAGAAGTgttatttcttttgctgatgCAAACGGTACACTGATTTTGACTGTATTCCTTTCAGGTGTAGGAATAGTAATCATTGTTAGCATGCAATAAAGCAGCACAGTGTTTTTAGAGCACCAGATTAGTATGAAATTCTACATTGCATAATATGTTGCCCCTGGAAAGGTATCACAATTATATGGTGAGAgtgaaatagattaaaaaaaaataaaaaatgaaaatgtctctgTAAGCAGAGTTTCTGGCATTTGGCATACACATatatagaaggaaaaagaaagaaattattttagctGAAACGAAATCTCAGACAGTTGTCTTAGTGAAATAGTTACTGGTACATTGTAAAGATTTTAGCATTGCTAACCTTTACATTGTCAGCCTGAGATTGTTCGCTGCTGAAAAATGGGTAAAGATGCTTAGTGGAATGAAATGAAGGTAATGACTTTGCGTGTGCATAGTAGAGAGTGTTTAGGGTAGGTTGTCAGCAACAAATTTATACTGAAAAGTGTTTGAAGagaatttttcagtgtttacttCTGAGTAAGCTTCACTCAGAACGAAGCTTAGTGCTTCGCTCTCTCCAATGAATGCCATGCTATCACGCAGGGACACTGCATGTCCATATTGCCCCCTTGAGGTCTCAGTATTTTGGCCATGATTGATCACGGTTCTGAAAGTGGGATCTGTTACTGAGTTGTGCATGCTggtgaaatgtttcttttagaTACAGGAAACGGGAGCATAGGGtgttttttgaataaaaatgcattacacTCGCATTTCTCTATGTGCTTGCCAGGGCAGGCATGCAGACTATCCATGTGGTCCCGAACAACTCTCACCTGGGATGTGGCAGACCATCCGAGGGTGGGGGATGTTCCTGGAGAAGTAGTACTTTCCCCCTGCGCAGCTGGAGTCCGAGTAACGGCGGTGGTTCCATGGCACGTTGTGGTTGAACTCGGGTTCACACCCCAACCTGAGGTTGGTATTCATCGTGTGACCGTCCTTATTCTCCTGCAGAGTGTCTTCCTGCAGGGCAGGCTGGCtcttctgctctccagctgaGGCCAAATGCTGGAGGTGAAGTAAAGAATAGGAATTGACATTGACTTCTCCGctacttttctgtctctttctatttttcttttaagcactTTATCTCTTATTTTTACCTCTTCCATAAGCATTTTGGAGAAGCTGTAAGCACAGGGCGGTGGAAGCAAGCTGCCCACTGCTCCGTACCTAGGTAGTTACCTCAGCCAAGTAACAGTTACATCAGCTCAACCACTGCTTGTGGTCCCTTTAGAGCTGCCtttatttccttgctgtttCTGCTCAGGATCTCAGCTGCCCAATGCCATGTGTATTCTGAGATGTCTTTTTGTAGAAACAGATACATGGGAGTAGAGGGAGAAGATTGCTTTCTGATTGTGGAGAGAAGTGCAGGGACAAGTAGTGACAGCAAAGGAAATGTCTGGGCCTTTTGGATTTCCATCTTTACTAAAGGTTATGCATCCAGAGAGGAGGTCCCGTGTTTCTTAATACTTGGTGTCTGCTCTAGATTTTATTCTTAGATGTTGAATAATAGACTTGTAGCCATTATTACTGTTACCTTGATTATTTATTCCTTCCATGCAGTAGAAATCACAGATGTTCACACTGTTCTTTGCCTCTGACACCTTTGTCAGGATACTCAGTACCATAACCTTGAAGACTGGGGACATTCTAAGAATGGTGGTTTATTTAAGGCATCTTGCAAATCTCACACAGTGGGTTTGTCTAATCTGTTTTGTGATGGTCTGGAATCAAGTTAATCAAGAAATTAACCTGTAGGTCCCCTGGCAGTAAGAGTCTGCACAGGCTGAGAATGGAGTAAGTGTTCATCAGTTACCTGTTAGGGTCAGGAAgcagtgtgtgtttgttgttaGTATTTTAAGGAATATGTGGAGAGAAGAGGTTTGGCGAAGGAAAGGACTTCTTTTCAAGCAACTCTTAATGTTTTGCaaggttatttttattccatgaCTGTGTATGACTCAGGAAAAAAACTCCAGTGAACTGACAGATTTTGCAACATGTGCAGAAGATCACTGAATGCGATGGGTGCCCATCTGAGAACAAAAAGTGCAAATTCTAGAGTTGAATGTCCTGCATTAAGGTCATTGTATGCCCTGACAAACCAACTGATGAAAGGTCAGTGTTTGTCCTCTGTTATCATACCATTTCAGTACAGTTGTGCTAGGATGGAAGCAACtgtttatataaatgttttgaaGCTAATGGCAAGCTCTttttatctcttcttttttcctttttttttttttttttttttaatttgagaatGCCTGGAAGCATATAGAATAACACAGGAAATAACATGACTaataaacaaaagctgaaaataacaaaacaaaatacagggAAGGGCAGGTGATTAAAGCCAATACTCGATTACGTATGATTTGAACTACCAAATCATTTTAGTTGCCATTTTCATCCCATACAGCAATACTGGCACATTGCAGGTGTCCTGGTGTTATTCCTGCAGactgctgccctgcagaaatTATTCTTGATTAAAAAGACCAGGCAGCCTGCCAGATGCTCTGTGCTCTTCAGTACCAGTTATTCAGTAATTTTCTCTGATATTTCAGACGTTTAATTGTTCATAAATTGAATGATAAAGTCAATTTTCACATCACTACCAAGTTTTGTACTAATGGAACTCTACTGGCTTGTTCctgatttaaatgaaattaaatttgaagtcagagttttggttttggagaaaaaaaataaacctgaatgCTAATTTTAAATAGCAGCTCTAAGGAAAGCCCTGCTTTGAACTGTAAAGCAAGGTTTGAAGCAGTTACCAATTAACGCTATCTTTGTTTGTGATGAGTAAGTTATATGATGGGTTTGTGTTATTCTCTGTTATTGTAAGAATACttagaggaaatattttggtttcagtGGATAGAAATGGTAGGTTGCAGGAAAACTGTGGAATGATGGATTAATCACCACAGTGAATTCAAGGTTGCAAAGAGATGTCATGATTTGTGTATTTTCAAGAAGAATTTTGACTCTGAATTGTATAGTTCACTGAACTttgtgttgttgtgttgttttttgtttgtttgttttgtttttaaccacaTTTAGTCATACTACATGAAATGAATGTtgatcaaaacattttgttggtATTTTTGACCATCAGACATCTGCCTATCCAACGGCTGCTTTTAATGCTGCAAAAAGAATGCCATTAAGTTCTGATGTCTATGCTATCACAGTAGTCCAGCCTAGCTTTCATCTACTCTAAACACAATCAAATACCAAAATACCAAAAGTTGATAGGAGACTTTAAttgagagaaggaaggaaagaaggaaagaaagaaagagaaagaaagaaagagaaggaagggaggaaggaaggaagggaggaaggaagaaagaaagaaagaagatagcATAACAATATagaaatagactttttttccagataaatataaaaatagactTTGTAAACAGTAATTCTTTATAATGATGGGATGTATAGGAtatactgaaatttaaaaatatctgtatctgtttaaaaacaaaaacaaaaacacttatcTCCTGGTATTGGTTGTAGTGGATTGAtggaataattaaaataatggaaatggCTGATTTGTGTAACATCTGATAACTTGCAtaactttgattaaaaaaaagaaaaaaataatttggagatTAGCTTTTCCAAAGCCCtataatttttctaaaatgtgtaGTACCTTAACACATTCTGTCTCTATGTTTAAGATGAAATGCTTACTAAAAAATAGTGTATAAGGTAACTTGTAGGAGCAGAATATACTTTCTGTGGCTTCTGATTTT from Cygnus olor isolate bCygOlo1 chromosome 4, bCygOlo1.pri.v2, whole genome shotgun sequence encodes:
- the C4H4orf17 gene encoding LOW QUALITY PROTEIN: uncharacterized protein C4orf17 homolog (The sequence of the model RefSeq protein was modified relative to this genomic sequence to represent the inferred CDS: deleted 2 bases in 1 codon), coding for MNTNLRLGCEPEFNHNVPWNHRRYSDSSCAGGKYYFSRNIPHPRMVCHIPGLNNVPVCIVRNSFLQEQAHADVTAIPKQEANQERVLSGNAAGSSLASSYLPRLEALMQRAPGSSQFVTQNREGLADVPKRTQSNPTSPEKLLKKRCQTSAQPAAVQGAHKSLTQPSSPFANLTHSPSVQENVNFIPSYLDREIKVLEKLSKVLQTDSLTEIQKWLLRASLKEKDLMSNLIYSELADKDVLNNQPHAMKEGAAENTNIHCLLKPHPPPWRGPEREMNNRPSTKESEASQNMKHEKDAERIIFSRLRNRCPAHADTLSPGKNLGQQRWKWKQERVLLSHPPRQQTPPFQGSPTSS